A region from the Salminus brasiliensis chromosome 22, fSalBra1.hap2, whole genome shotgun sequence genome encodes:
- the synpo2lb gene encoding synaptopodin 2-like protein has translation MVTEEVVVTLSGGAPWGFRLQGGAEHQKPLQVAKVRKRSKACRAGLREADELVSVNDVSCGELSHSEAMNLIDSGRGTLQLRIKRTPVGFHSVVLPDRAPSPRIDKEYRAALRALSPPNSSKLSCDHRSALMSPTSGLEFLTSPPNSEAYYGETDSDADVTAQEKQRRQKRRSPNSSPAKGNGPGWPLEEENSEMSGYESAPDNMRMYPQTKTWAISNGTLEGMGPSQQHSSPGVARREVVLQPNQVEWSLQAENLSENSDQSPSGAAEVDSGFQEPPTVPPPLVSPERAKEALLLASHRQLVPMVGPVDNPVDEELTVTYMDKAKQAKLHRSESVQDKQVKEARSKCRTIASLLTDAPNPHSKGVLMFKKRRQRAKKYTLTCFGSVDGESLSNTEGETEDESLFPGSESELDEDSLSTVPDPTWDSGYLDILERRTSACVGTDEDPEGSPGLSATSGKGAQLFEQQRKRAEKHTSAPVILTPAPMPQQQPDPTVMYTPVTPVTPFSSQSSSMVNGEPIVVSRTSMVLSSPGQTAISPMTGTLPEQSDPSSGSSIHNRTARPFAPGCVSHRASTAPVIFRPNTTKKTPLQAQAVSVASVAAPFSPGGSGSEGKRAISTASLYIPPRPATVGCPPSVFSPSSSVTSPPFSPSAFNYPSFSPQGSGASPFSPAPVSAPPYNPAPAVATQHFSSPPAQAMPFTPNPPMASNSYQPPTPASLSSQSYLSHYTPSPAPAPVSAPAPFQVPPQPVSQDPTMQPSPGHKVSFNPYISVATTSSGTAGTPMAQQYPLSSSSPTVSSREQRISVPAARTGILQDARRRGTNKPMFSKPEEKKPVSYNPALLSLVQNLDERSRSGAEPGFESGPEEDFLNLGAEACNFMQAQRGKMPPPVAPKPAHNSEIPQMGGKGAELFARRQSRMDRYVVDKQPKSPAQPREPSPTPSLSSNWKYSPNVRAPPPISYNPLLSPSCPPLAQRGNKANESSRSGIKTAPGHNKQGIKALDFVSRQPYQLNSSLFSYGGGVPQTVPTYQQQQQNGFATTGSTLIAPKQVPVKSPRVYEIKRFSTPTPMSAPTTLSPTVIVPRSATTLAEPLWRSDINSPPPVAPRPAAPFSPPPLAPSAALPALPKFSTAPLPNTVPFPGPAAMQAHTPFQVAKQFQSAPELSPLSPTRGHSAVSGSSLNLQVPRPRFSTSSMGLQPKVWRPGSMLY, from the exons ATGGTGACAGAAGAAGTAGTGGTCACCCTCTCGGGTGGAGCACCATGGGGGTTTCGACTACAAGGGGGTGCAGAACACCAGAAACCTCTTCAAGTGGCCAAG GTGAGGAAGCGCAGCAAGGCCTGCCGGGCTGGTCTTCGGGAGGCAGATGAACTGGTGTCTGTCAATGATGTGTCCTGTGGAGAGCTGTCTCACTCTGAGGCCATGAATCTGATCGACAGCGGCCGAGGAACCCTTCAGCTGCGGATTAAACG GACGCCTGTGGGGTTCCACTCAGTAGTGCTGCCAGATCGAGCCCCATCCCCTCGTATTGATAAAGAGTACAGAGCAGCCCTAAGAGCCCTATCCCCTCCAAACTCCTCCAAACTGTCATGTGACCACAGATCAGCACTCATGTCTCCTACCAGTGGCCTAGAGTTCCTGACCTCCCCTCCAAACAGTGAAGCATACTATGGCGAGACTGACAGCGATGCAGACGTGACAGCTCAGGAGAAGCAGCGTAGGCAGAAGCGCCGTAGCCCCAACAGTTCACCAGCCAAAGGCAATGGCCCAGGATGGCCCCTCGAGGAGGAGAACTCTGAGATGAGCGGCTATGAGAGCGCCCCCGATAATATGCGTATGTACCCCCAGACAAAGACCTGGGCCATTTCTAATGGTACACTGGAAGGGATGGGGCCTTCTCAGCAGCACAGTTCACCTGGAGTGGCCCGCAGAGAGGTGGTCTTACAGCCCAACCAGGTGGAGTGGTCCCTTCAGGCTGAGAACTTATCAGAAAACTCTGACCAAAGCCCATCAGGGGCAGCAGAAGTGGACAGTGGTTTCCAAGAGCCTCCAACAGTGCCCCCTCCATTGGTGTCCCCAGAGCGGGCCAAAGAAGCCCTCTTGCTGGCGTCCCACAGACAGCTGGTTCCCATGGTTGGTCCTGTGGATAACCCTGTGGATGAAGAGCTCACTGTCACATACATGGATAAGGCCAAACAAGCCA AGCTGCACAGGAGCGAGAGTGTGCAGGACAAGCAGGTGAAGGAGGCTCGATCCAAGTGCCGCACCATTGCCTCACTGCTAACAGACGCTCCAAATCCTCACTCAAAGGGTGTGCTTATGTTCAAGAAGCGTCGCCAGCGCGCAAAGAAGTACACACTTACCTGCTTTGGAAGCGTCGATGGTGAGAGCTTGAGCAAcacagaaggagagacagaggacgAGAGCCTTTTTCCAGGCAGCGAGTCAGAGTTGGACGAGGACAGTCTTTCTACAGTGCCAGATCCTACTTGGGACAGTGGCTACCTGGATATTTTGGAAAGGAGGACGTCTGCTTGCGTGGGAACTGACGAAGACCCAGAGGGCAGCCCAGGCCTGAGTGCCACCTCAGGGAAAGGGGCACAGCTTTTTGAGCAACAGAGGAAGAGGGCTGAGAAGCATACATCCGCACCTGTTATCCTGACACCGGCCCCCATGCCCCAGCAACAGCCTGACCCCACGGTGATGTACACGCCAGTTACTCCAGTTACTCCATTCTCCTCTCAGAGTAGCAGCATGGTGAATGGGGAGCCCATTGTAGTGAGCAGGACAAGCATGGTTCTGTCTTCACCAGGCCAAACTGCAATATCCCCTATGACAGGAACTTTACCAGAGCAATCAGACCCTTCCTCTGGCAGCTCTATCCACAATAGAACAGCCAGACCTTTTGCCCCTGGCTGTGTCAGTCATAGAGCTTCCACAGCTCCAGTCATCTTCAGGCCCAACACTACCAAGAAAACCCCACTTCAGGCTCAAGCTGTGTCTGTGGCATCTGTAGCAGCTCCTTTCAGCCCTGGTGGCTCTGGCTCTGAAGGCAAGAGAGCCATCTCCACCGCTTCCCTGTACATCCCACCCAGACCTGCCACAGTCGGCTGCCCTCCGTCTGTCTTTTCTCCTTCCTCTTCTGTGACCTCTCCTCCATTTTCTCCTTCTGCCTTTAACTACCCATCTTTTTCTCCACAAGGATCCGGggcatctcctttctctcctgcacctgtatcagctccaccttataACCCAGCACCAGCTGTGGCAACTCAGCATTTTTCTTCGCCACCAGCACAAGCTATGCCTTTTACCCCTAATCCTCCCATGGCTAGCAACTCATATCAACCTCCAACACCAGCTTCTCTGTCATCACAGTCCTATTTATCCCACTATACCCCATCTCCTGCCCCTgctcctgtatcagctccagcCCCTTTCCAAGTTCCTCCACAACCAGTTTCTCAAGATCCAACTATGCAGCCATCACCAGGCCACAAGGTTTCCTTTAACCCATATATCTCAGTGGCCACCACTTCATCTGGAACAGCAGGGACCCCCATGGCCCAGCAATATCCCCTCTCCAGTTCAAGCCCAACGGTATCTTCTCGAGAGCAGCGGATATCTGTGCCAGCTGCGCGCACAGGCATCTTGCAGGATGCCCGTCGCCGTGGCACTAATAAGCCCATGTTTAGCAAACCTGAGGAGAAGAAGCCTGTGTCCTACAACCCTGCACTGCTGTCTCTAGTGCAGAACCTTGATGAACGGTCTCGCTCTGGAGCAGAGCCTGGCTTTGAGTCAGGTCCAGAAGAGGATTTTCTCAACTTGGGTGCTGAAGCTTGCAACTTCATGCAAGCTCAAAGAGGCAAAATGCCTCCACCAGTGGCTCCAAAGCCAGCACACAACTCTGAGATTCCCCAAATGGGAGGAAAAGGAGCAGAACTGTTTGCACGAAGACAGAGTCGCATGGATCGCTATGTGGTGGACAAGCAACCTAAATCTCCAGCCCAGCCTCGTGAGCCCTCTCCTACACCTTCTCTCTCATCTAACTGGAAATACTCCCCCAATGTTCGTGCTCCTCCTCCAATTAGTTATAATCCATTGCTGTCCCCGTCCTGCCCCCCATTGGCCCAGCGAGGCAATAAGGCTAATGAGTCTTCAAGAAGTGGAATCAAGACAGCACCTGGCCATAACAAGCAAGGCATCAAAGCTTTGGACTTCGTGAGCAGACAGCCATACCAgctaaacagctctttgttcaGTTATGGGGGTGGAGTCCCTCAGACTGTTCCTACCtaccaacaacagcagcaaaatGGATTTGCCACAACTGGCAGCACCCTGATCGCACCAAAGCAAGTCCCTGTGAAATCTCCTCGTGTATATGAGATCAAGCGGttctccacccccaccccaatgTCAGCCCCCACGACCCTGAGCCCGACCGTGATCGTTCCACGCTCGGCCACTACTCTGGCTGAGCCTCTATGGCGATCCGATATCAACTCACCTCCTCCTGTCGCTCCGCGACCTGCTGCTCCCTTCTCTCCCCCACCGCTTGCCCCTTCGGCAGCCCTGCCAGCACTGCCCAAGTTCTCCACTGCCCCCCTGCCTAATACAGTCCCCTTCCCAGGACCTGCTGCCATGCAAGCACACACCCCATTTCAGGTGGCTAAGCAATTTCAGAGTGCCCCAGAGCTGAGCCCCCTGTCTCCTACCAGGGGGCACTCTGCAGTGTCTGGAAGCAGCCTGAACCTGCAGGTGCCCCGACCCCGCTTCAGCACCTCCAGCATGGGCCTGCAGCCCAAAGTGTGGAGGCCTGGCTCCATGCTGTACTAA